A part of Denitratisoma oestradiolicum genomic DNA contains:
- a CDS encoding DUF6311 domain-containing protein — MAPFSIRARSPGCFTATRPSTGLCLLPPRPWTWPQGLIPGLGAAPAWSIPTPSPPGVAVQASLPWLPADFQYFGAWMLLCHLLHGAFAARILTRLGCDGTARAAATLLLLSSPASWPRAYGHESLMAHWLLLAAIDAWVGQLSRPPGPAALPGRPDPPLLAGALLLAPFALYHWWRAGLSPGATGGNGPAAHPADGGGGLFPSPALVSWRRKATATTRPTCSPSSTPWTGRFPAPLRAAHRWHRGVVASSAALGQATAGQYEGLGLPGAGVLLLLALAAGMALWRRSSGSIGPAGKALTALLPLALVLFPLRPLGPGHPGNRRPHRSPTAGRPPSSCSASSAPPVASVWPLALLLPCLPSPSLPALFPGAPWPCCWSDSACCKAPTFPPNGANSASASPPVVLAGYLTSRRRLGKPPPLSASGGAAAPHRRRGLDRPGPLRRPPPAKSERRLSGPGR; from the coding sequence ATGGCCCCATTCTCGATCCGCGCCAGATCGCCTGGCTGCTTCACGGCGACCCGGCCCAGCACTGGGCTTTGCCTTCTTCCGCCACGCCCCTGGACCTGGCCCCAGGGCCTCATCCCGGGCCTGGGGGCGGCACCAGCCTGGTCTATACCGACGCCATCCCCTCCTGGGGTTGCTGTTCAAGCCTCTCTCCCCTGGCTGCCGGCGGATTTCCAGTATTTCGGCGCCTGGATGTTGCTCTGCCACCTGCTCCACGGCGCCTTCGCCGCCCGCATCCTGACCCGCCTGGGCTGCGACGGCACCGCCCGCGCCGCCGCGACCCTGCTGCTGCTCTCCAGCCCGGCCTCCTGGCCCCGCGCCTACGGCCACGAATCCCTGATGGCCCACTGGCTGCTGTTGGCCGCCATCGACGCCTGGGTTGGCCAACTGTCCCGGCCGCCAGGGCCTGCTGCTCTGCCTGGGCGCCCTGATCCACCCTTACTGGCTGGCGCCCTGCTCCTCGCGCCCTTCGCCCTGTACCACTGGTGGCGGGCCGGCCTGTCCCCTGGTGCCACTGGCGGGAACGGCCCTGCTGCTCATCCTGCTGATGGCGGCGGCGGGCTATTCCCATCGCCCGCCCTGGTCAGTTGGCGGCGGAAGGCTACGGCCACTACTCGGCCAACCTGCTCACCTTCCTCGACCCCATGGACTGGCAGGTTTCCTGCGCCACTACGGGCGGCCCACCGATGGCACCGGGGAGTGGTCGCGTCTTCTGCCGCCCTGGGCCAGGCCACCGCCGGCCAGTACGAGGGTTTGGGCCTACCTGGGGCCGGTGTGCTGTTGCTGTTGGCCCTGGCGGCGGGCATGGCCTTGTGGCGCCGGTCCAGTGGTTCCATCGGTCCCGCCGGCAAGGCCCTGACCGCACTACTGCCCCTGGCCCTCGTCCTGTTTCCTCTACGCCCTCTCGGCCCGGGTCACCCTGGGAACCGCCGTCCTCACCGATCCCCAACTGCCGGACGGCCTCCCTCAAGCTGCTCGGCATCTTCCGCTCCACCGGTCGCTTCTGTCTGGCCCCTGGCCCTGCTGCTGCCCTGCTTGCCCTCGCCGTCCTTGCCAGCACTTTTTCCCGGCGCACCCTGGCCCTGCTGCTGGTCGGACTCTGCCTGCTGCAAGGCGCCGACCTTTCCGCCAAATGGGGCGAATTCCGCCAGCGCTTCGCCTCCGGTGGTCTTGGCCGGCTACCTGACTTCGAGGCGCCGGCTTGGCAAGCCGCCGCCCCTGTCGGCATCTGGTGGTGCTGCTGCCCCGCACCGAAGGCGAGGACTGGATCGCCCCGGCCCTCTTCGCCGCCCGCCACCGGCAAAGTCTGAACGCCGCCTATCTGGCCCGGGCCGATGA
- a CDS encoding DMT family transporter → MRYAVDGLMGFSDLPCNSSAVWAPWVLAVAGFAGVVALYQKLAGTALDGFTTVIILLALASGALMLGLGIVGLPGPHPRTTPGPPLPAAPTRGSPAMNAWAFALLAVVLNVGAQLALKLADGRLLSLPLVVALACYGASFFLTLKIYAVNPLSLAAPLMAGLTFLLTPLAAVLILNESLGLARVGGIV, encoded by the coding sequence GTGCGCTACGCCGTGGACGGTCTGATGGGCTTTTCCGATCTTCCCTGCAACTCATCGGCGGTGTGGGCGCCCTGGGTGTTGGCCGTGGCGGGTTTCGCCGGCGTCGTTGCCCTCTACCAGAAGCTGGCGGGCACCGCCCTGGATGGTTTCACCACCGTCATCATCCTGCTCGCCCTGGCCAGCGGCGCCCTGATGCTGGGCCTGGGTATCGTCGGCCTCCCTGGCCCGCATCCACGAACAACTCCAGGGCCGCCCCTACCTGCTGCGCCGACCCGAGGATCGCCAGCCATGAACGCCTGGGCCTTCGCCCTGCTGGCCGTCGTCCTCAACGTTGGCGCGCAACTGGCCCTCAAGCTCGCCGACGGTCGGCTGCTGTCGCTCCCCCTGGTCGTCGCCCTGGCCTGCTACGGCGCCAGCTTCTTCCTCACCTTGAAAATCTACGCTGTCAATCCCCTGAGCCTGGCGGCCCCCCTGATGGCGGGCCTGACCTTCCTGCTCACCCCCCTGGCCGCCGTGCTGATCCTGAACGAAAGCCTTGGCCTGGCGCGGGTGGGCGGCATCGTCTGA